Proteins encoded in a region of the Perca fluviatilis chromosome 8, GENO_Pfluv_1.0, whole genome shotgun sequence genome:
- the LOC120564471 gene encoding LHFPL tetraspan subfamily member 3 protein-like — protein MIPGSAASMLPSAEAAKLYQTNYVRNSRVIGLLWAIFTILFGIVNVTIFSQPYWIGDGVDTPQAGYFGLFHYCVGDGISRDMACQGSFTEFAEIPSTAFKAASFLIGMSMMLVVTCIGCFSLFFLLSTSTVYKICGWMQAASGVCLVLGCMIYPDGWDSDEVRRMCGEQTDKYSLGACSVRWAYILAIMGILDALILSFLAFVLGNRQDGLMTEELLAESKEGGNA, from the exons ATGATACCTGGATCTGCCGCATCAATGCTACCATCTGCAGAAGCTGCGAAATTGTACCAGACCAATTACGTCCGCAACTCCCGTGTCATCGGACTTTTATGGGCCATCTTCACTATCCTGTTCGGTATTGTTAACGTGACCATCTTCTCACAGCCCTATTGGATTGGGGATGGTGTGGATACACCGCAGGCCGGTTACTTCGGCCTTTTTCACTATTGCGTCGGAGATGGAATCTCCAGAGACATGGCCTGCCAGGGTAGCTTCACCGAGTTCGCCGAAATCCCCTCCACTGCGTTCAAGGCCGCCTCCTTCTTGATTGGAATGTCCATGATGTTGGTTGTCACCTGCATCGGCTGCTTCagtctcttcttcctcctcagcacctcCACCGTGTACAAGATCTGCGGCTGGATGCAAGCAGCATCAG GTGTCTGTCTGGTGTTGGGTTGTATGATTTATCCTGATGGTTGGGACAGTGACGAAGTTCGGAGGATGTGCggagagcagacagacaaataCAGCCTGGGGGCCTGCTCAGTGCGTTGGGCCTACATCTTGGCTATTATGGGCATCCTGGATGCTCTTATCCTCTCCTTCCTGGCTTTCGTCCTGGGGAACCGACAGGATGGACTCATGACAGAAGAGCTGCTGGCTGAGAGCAAGG